The Pleuronectes platessa chromosome 24, fPlePla1.1, whole genome shotgun sequence nucleotide sequence GAGATTTGGTGACAACGCGAGCAGAATGTGAATGAACGTCTGTTTCTCTCCACTCTCTGTTTCTCACTgagttcctctctctccctcgcagACTTCAGAGCTTTCCAGGAGGCCTCAGAGCGGTTTCAACCTTACATCAAGTTCTTTGCTACATTTGATAAATCTGTAAGTCTTCATGAACAGAATAAACTCCTTTGATTTGTCTCACGTACACATCGCTTTACAACAGTATTAACATTATGGGGAATATGATGCTTTCTTGCCAAAGGCTCAATGAGAAGATTTACTGCTCTTATATTTGTTCAGGAAATGTGAAGCTGTTAATCCTAGATCCattatccatccattatctataccacttatcctcCGAGGGTCAGGGGCTCTAATCCCTGCTGACAGTGGACGAGAGGCGGGatacgaccccccccccccccccccccagtcaccAGCATGTGGCAGggtcaacacacagacacaagcattTACACTTACTCAGGAGTGCTCATAGAAAAACCCACAAAAGACACAAGGACAACAACTCCACAATAAAAATCTCTTTAACAACTgtgccccccacccccacacccaCCTTTTTATCCACCATCAGCACTCTATTGTTTCTGCTTTaggtttccaaacatctctctctcaaGATGAACGAGGTGAATTTCTACGAGCCGTTCATGGAGGAGCCGGCCGTCCTGCCGGGCCGACCTCTGACAGAGATGGAGATTGTTGAGTTTGTGAACCAGCACCGAAGGTTGACTTCTAACTGTTTCTATCATTTAAAGGAGATTTTAAATGGCTCTAAAAAGAGGCTCACGCATTGTGGTGTGTATTTATGAGAAGGTGTTGTTCACAGGGCGACACTGAGGAAGCTCCGGGCAGAGAATATGTTTGAGACGTGGGTGAGTCATTGATGATGAATTTGGAGAATATTCTcagatgttgtgttgtgaatCTGATCTTTTACTGTAAACTCTGTTTCTAGGAAGACGACATGGATGGAATACATATCGTTGCATTTGCTGAGGAAGAAGATCCTGGTCTGGAGCTCGAGCTCAGAGCTTTTAGCCTTTTGGTTCCACAGTTAAAGTCTTTTTATTTAGCCTCTGTGTAGCAGTCAGAGGCATTTTGATTCAGGTTTTCTGAATGTATGTACGTTGGTGCTCTCATTTGTTCTTCCTGCTCTTGTGAACCTGATATCTCTGGAGGAAATTTCTCTAAATTTAGTACAAACATCCAGTTCAGGACTAAAGATGAATTGATTGGACTCTGGTGGTTGAAGGTCTTGAGAACATGCTGTCCTAAGAACAGGAAATCTTTTCAGTACAAATGTTGACTTAGACTCACGGATTAACTGTTGACATCTGggtggtcaaaggttaaaggtcaaggtcacgacTCAGGCTCCTCTGCTCTGTTATTCCTAGATGGTTATGAGTTCCTAGAGATCCTGAAAGACGTAGCCAGAGACAACACCAACAACCCAGAACTCAGCATCGTGTGGATCGACCCTGACGACTTTCCTCTGGTTCTGCCTCATCTTCAGATCACATTTCTAAAGATACATCTGTACTCTGTGTGAACCTGGTTTGTCTTTTGCCTCCAGCTGACCACCTACTGGGAGAAAACCTTCAAGTTGGACCTGTTTCGTCCTCAAATCGGTGTTGTCAACGTAACAGATGTAAGTTAAGAGTAAGAATCTCACTGCAACAAAGAGAAGGCTTTTTATCATCTGCGTTGACCCTCCTGTGTGTTCCAGGCGGACAGCGTGTGGCTGGACATGTCCAACGATGAGGACTTGCCCACagcggaggagctggaggactggATAGAGGACGTGCTGTCAGGGAGGGTGAACACTGAGGACGATGACGAGTCTGCCGATGACCAGGAAGACTCTGACAGCTACGTCGAGGAGGACGACTACGAGAGTCAGGACCAAGAAGATGACGATGAAGATTAAACTGAAAGTCCTCACATTAGAAACTGATTGTTGATAGTACATGAATTAGTTAGGCTGTTAAAACAGAACCGATGAAATGTCATAAGTGTTGTGATTAACTATGAAACATATGAAACTTTAACAGTCAGAACATAAAACTGCATTGAAGGAAAGTATTTAAAGTACTTTTTGTGATTGCAGCCTTGGTGCAAATGTTCACAGTGTTAATAATAGTAAATCTTTTACTGTGATTTACATTTGATGTGAGTGAGAATCTATTTGTATAAAAGCTACATACAATTAATATAATGTGCTTATGTGCTATAAGGGCTGTCTGCTCTAAGGTGGGTTCTCCAGGGTTCATGTGGTAAAAGCAAATATGATCAATAACTAAGACCATTAAGAGCTTTATAAAGCAGTAAGAGTCTAAATAAATATtctgtgaacacacacttcACTTCTCTCCCTCATTACCAAGCTGCACACTCTGCTCAAGACGGCTGATAAGCAGATTTTCTCCCCCTTGGATTGATCACCTTGAATTATTCAGACACCAGTGAATAATTCAGCGCTGTTTTGCCCCCTGATGGGAGCAGGGACGTGGACATCGAGGCTGGGGGATCACAGGGTGTCCACCGGGGGTCCTACATGCTGCTGAACCACAGGGCCATGCAACAGGATGGGACACAGTGTTTACACATAATCCACAGACAGATCAGTGGGTGTAGATCTGTGCATTTAGATGGGACTTGAGGCCAGAGGACATGTCACACTGtcatgaggaagaagaagcagacGTGTGAGCATCAAGTGTGAGGGTGTCTTACATGTGCACTGCATTTACAGAGGGCATTAACACTgatccctctctcacacactcgaCAGGTTCAATGTAAAACAGCAAAGCACCAGGACAAGAGAAGGTGTCAGGTGTGACACAACTAAACCCACAAGAAGCTGCAGCCATTTCTGTTCATGCCTTGATCTGCACATAACCAACTCATTACCcaagagatagagagggaggaATGAAGGGAAGGAAAAACATTCCATTTAGATGCAAATGCTCCTCATTtccctctccatccatctccctcctcctcgcctCGGCCCAGAATGCATCAGGTGGGCACAGGAGGGGGAATAAACCGAGGACAGATGAGCTCCGACAGCCGGCCTCGCCGCCTCCGGGCTCACGCAGGGATGAGCTTGTTCGTTTTCGGCGCAGGACACTGACACTGACTTTCATTTATCCACGAGGCCTGGCCGCGCAGCTCCGACAGCCAATTACCACCTGAGCTGGATGACAACAAAACG carries:
- the LOC128431054 gene encoding calsequestrin-2, with amino-acid sequence MLHIWLLLLSGLCLHQFFLCRAEEGLEFPNFDGKDRVLDVSERNYKKALKRFDLLCLFYHEPLPANKGLQKRFQMTELVLELTAQVLENKDIGFGMVDSQRDAKVARKLGLEEVGSLYVFKDDRVIEFDGELSADTLVEFLLDVLEDPVEMINNAMELRAFERMEEDIRLIGYFKGEDSYFRAFQEASERFQPYIKFFATFDKSVSKHLSLKMNEVNFYEPFMEEPAVLPGRPLTEMEIVEFVNQHRRATLRKLRAENMFETWEDDMDGIHIVAFAEEEDPDGYEFLEILKDVARDNTNNPELSIVWIDPDDFPLLTTYWEKTFKLDLFRPQIGVVNVTDADSVWLDMSNDEDLPTAEELEDWIEDVLSGRVNTEDDDESADDQEDSDSYVEEDDYESQDQEDDDED